One region of Aurantimonas sp. HBX-1 genomic DNA includes:
- a CDS encoding NAD(P)-dependent oxidoreductase — translation MVTGATGFVGRRLVGSLLAAGDDVHAVVRRPDHRLGCPVTVAEDPLDATACGDAARDFRAEVVVNLLAAGVDPTDRDPERLVAANVLFPARLARAAAAAGAKAFVHLGSSAEYAPGPEGERLDEAAPIESERLYGSTKAAGTLLARSVGEASFLPTAVLRAFNMFGAGEKPHRLFPAVAGKLSRGEPVDLSAGTQVRDFLSVEDACAAIRRMAAALLAGDARPGIYNLASGVPLTVAAFVAQLAEILAADPALLRYGVLPMRPDEIPTVVGATDRLDAAIGPALQTDLRTALTVAIDQLNLERAHHVDA, via the coding sequence ATGGTGACAGGAGCGACAGGGTTCGTCGGCCGCCGCCTGGTTGGCTCCCTGCTAGCCGCTGGTGACGACGTTCATGCCGTGGTGCGCCGCCCCGACCATCGGCTTGGTTGCCCGGTCACGGTTGCCGAGGATCCGCTCGATGCAACGGCGTGCGGCGATGCCGCGCGGGATTTCCGCGCCGAGGTCGTCGTCAACCTCCTGGCGGCGGGCGTCGATCCGACGGATCGGGACCCCGAGCGGCTCGTCGCCGCCAATGTGCTGTTTCCCGCCAGACTGGCGCGTGCCGCAGCCGCCGCCGGCGCAAAGGCATTCGTCCATCTCGGTTCCAGCGCGGAGTACGCGCCGGGCCCGGAGGGAGAGCGGCTGGATGAAGCGGCGCCGATCGAATCCGAGCGTCTCTACGGCTCGACCAAGGCGGCCGGCACGCTCCTCGCCCGCTCGGTCGGCGAAGCCAGCTTCTTGCCAACCGCAGTCCTGCGGGCGTTCAACATGTTCGGCGCCGGCGAGAAGCCACATCGGCTGTTCCCGGCCGTCGCCGGCAAACTGTCCCGCGGCGAGCCAGTGGACCTTTCCGCGGGGACGCAGGTCCGCGACTTTCTCTCGGTCGAGGATGCCTGCGCCGCCATCCGTCGCATGGCCGCGGCGCTGCTTGCGGGCGATGCCCGGCCCGGCATCTACAATCTGGCGAGCGGTGTTCCGCTGACGGTCGCGGCCTTCGTTGCCCAGCTTGCCGAGATCCTGGCGGCCGACCCTGCCCTGCTGCGGTACGGCGTCCTGCCGATGCGGCCCGACGAGATCCCGACCGTCGTCGGCGCGACCGACCGGCTTGACGCCGCGATCGGCCCCGCTCTGCAGACCGACCTGCGAACCGCGCTGACCGTCGCCATCGACCAACTCAACCTGGAGCGGGCGCACCATGTCGATGCCTGA
- a CDS encoding glycosyltransferase family 2 protein produces MSMPDDAATPQGDLPLISLCIPVLNEYDNLDRLYERLDALGVTMRERCHLEFVFSDNQSSDRTWEKLQELAARDDRIRAIRFSKNVGFQRSILANYLHARGDAVMQLDADLQDPPEMLETFFDLWREGYQVVYGLRRKRKESPLLNWFRRFGYWTINAISEHPIPQNVGDFRLLDRKVVNALAKFRTHNPYLRGMISGIGFRQTGVVYDRDARAAGESKFGMTRLIRLGVTAVFNHSTVPLRMATILGIAMIGVSGLGAIYFVVLRLIESDLPRGVASIHVLVLFGIGLQSLLLGMIGEYILRIYVMLRAEPLAIIDQTINIGEPDLKL; encoded by the coding sequence ATGTCGATGCCTGATGACGCAGCGACGCCGCAGGGTGACCTGCCGCTGATCTCCCTCTGCATCCCCGTCCTCAACGAGTACGACAATCTCGATCGGCTCTACGAGCGGCTCGACGCCCTCGGCGTGACGATGCGCGAGCGGTGCCACCTGGAGTTCGTCTTCTCCGACAACCAGTCCTCGGACCGAACCTGGGAGAAGCTGCAGGAACTGGCTGCCAGGGACGATCGCATCCGGGCGATCCGCTTCTCCAAGAATGTCGGCTTCCAGCGCTCGATCCTCGCCAACTATCTGCATGCGCGCGGCGACGCGGTGATGCAGCTCGATGCCGACCTGCAGGATCCGCCGGAGATGCTGGAGACGTTCTTCGACCTGTGGCGAGAGGGCTATCAGGTGGTCTACGGGCTTCGGCGCAAGCGCAAGGAATCGCCGCTGCTCAACTGGTTCCGCCGCTTCGGCTACTGGACGATCAATGCCATCAGCGAGCATCCGATCCCGCAGAACGTCGGCGACTTCCGACTGCTGGACCGCAAGGTCGTCAACGCCCTCGCCAAGTTCCGGACGCACAACCCGTATCTGCGCGGGATGATTTCCGGCATCGGCTTCCGCCAGACGGGAGTCGTCTACGACCGTGACGCCCGCGCCGCCGGCGAGAGCAAGTTCGGCATGACCCGGCTGATCAGGCTCGGCGTGACGGCGGTGTTCAACCATTCCACCGTGCCGCTCCGGATGGCGACGATCCTCGGCATCGCGATGATCGGGGTGAGCGGGCTCGGCGCGATCTACTTCGTCGTCCTGCGTCTGATCGAGTCGGACCTGCCGCGGGGTGTGGCGAGTATCCACGTCCTCGTGCTATTCGGCATCGGCCTGCAGTCGTTGCTCCTCGGCATGATCGGCGAGTACATCCTGCGCATCTACGTGATGCTGCGGGCCGAGCCGCTGGCGATCATCGACCAGACCATCAATATCGGCGAGCCCGATCTCAAACTTTGA
- the rfbF gene encoding glucose-1-phosphate cytidylyltransferase, whose product MKLVILAGGLGTRIAEESETKPKPMVEVGGRPLLWHIMKSYAHHGITEFVICLGYKGYVIKEFFMNYQRHLSDVEINLKDGSHRILQSQAEDWKVTLIDTGENTMTGGRLKRVAPYVGDGTFCMTYGDGLADLDITAELAFHRSHGKLATVAAVQPPGRFGVLAVDDSGHVASFQEKPSDEIGWINGGFFVLEPKVLDYIAGDATSFEQEPLKTLASDGQLSAFEHTGFWQPCDTLRDKRELEKLWAAGAPWRVWA is encoded by the coding sequence ATGAAGCTTGTCATCCTTGCCGGAGGCCTCGGCACCCGCATCGCCGAGGAGTCGGAGACCAAGCCGAAACCGATGGTGGAAGTCGGCGGTCGTCCGCTGCTCTGGCACATCATGAAGAGCTATGCCCATCACGGGATCACCGAATTCGTGATCTGCCTCGGCTACAAGGGCTACGTGATCAAGGAGTTCTTCATGAACTACCAGCGGCATCTCTCCGATGTCGAGATCAACCTGAAGGACGGCAGCCACCGCATCCTGCAGAGCCAGGCCGAGGACTGGAAGGTGACGCTGATCGACACCGGCGAGAACACCATGACCGGCGGTCGGCTGAAGCGCGTCGCGCCCTATGTCGGCGACGGCACGTTCTGCATGACCTATGGCGACGGGCTCGCCGACCTGGACATCACGGCCGAGCTCGCCTTCCATCGCAGCCACGGCAAGCTCGCGACCGTCGCCGCCGTCCAGCCGCCCGGCCGGTTCGGCGTGCTGGCGGTGGACGATTCCGGCCACGTCGCCTCGTTCCAGGAGAAGCCCAGCGACGAGATCGGCTGGATCAATGGCGGCTTCTTCGTCCTCGAGCCGAAGGTTCTCGACTATATCGCAGGAGACGCCACGTCCTTCGAGCAGGAGCCGCTGAAGACGCTGGCCAGCGACGGGCAGCTGTCGGCCTTCGAGCACACCGGCTTCTGGCAGCCCTGCGACACGCTGCGCGACAAGCGCGAGCTCGAGAAGCTCTGGGCCGCCGGCGCCCCCTGGCGCGTATGGGCCTGA